A genomic region of Sarcophilus harrisii chromosome 6, mSarHar1.11, whole genome shotgun sequence contains the following coding sequences:
- the INTS12 gene encoding integrator complex subunit 12: MAATVNLELDPIFLKALGFLHSKSKDSAEKLKALLDESLARGIDSNHRPSQKEVEPPKVSGSKAISIKQEPKTSSSLPSGSNNGKPVTTEKVKKEIEKRPADKMKVDSSEGIDVPKKPRLEKQESRSSPITVQTSKDLSMPDLSSFDETSADDFAMEMGLACVVCRQMTVASGNQLVECQECHNLYHQDCHKPQVTDKEVNDPRLVWYCARCTRQMKRMAQKTQKPAQKPAPSVVSVAPAVKDPLVKKPETKLKQETTFLAFKRTEVKPSTVVSGNSSNSSVSSSAPSGLTGWAAFAAKTSSAGPSTGKLSSTTQNAGGKPTTSSANQKAVGLTGLATTSKAALGSKISSPTGSTTPVSLKPLPPLTLGKTGLSRSVSSDNVSKVGLPSPSSLVPGGSSQLSSGNGSSGTTGASGGGTTKTSSEPSSNPSSSSLKGPTSQESQLNAMKRLQMVKKKAAQKKLKK, from the exons ATGGCTGCTACTGTGAACTTGGAACTTGATCCTATTTTTTTGAAAGCATTGGGCTTCTTACATTCAAAGAGTAAGGATTCTGCTGAAAAACTAAAAGCTCTGTTGGATGAATCTTTGGCAAGAGGCATAGATTCAAATCACCGTCCATCACAGAAG GAAGTGGAACCTCCCAAAGTGTCAGGTTCGAAAGCAATTTCCATTAAGCAGGAGCCTAAAACTTCTTCCAGTCTTCCTTCTGGTAGTAATAATGGCAAACCTGTCACAACAGAAAAGgtgaagaaagaaattgaaaagaggcCTGCTGATAAA ATGAAGGTTGACAGCAGTGAAGGAATTGATGTTCCAAAGAAACCCAGATTAGAGAAGCAAGAGTCTCGTTCTTCTCCTATCACAGTCCAAACCAGCAAGGACTTATCTATGCCTGACCTTTCCAGTTTTGATGAGACCAGTGCTGATGACTTTGCCATGGAAATGGGTTTGGCTTGTGTTGTTTGTAG GCAAATGACAGTAGCATCTGGCAATCAGTTAGTTGAGTGTCAAGAATGTCATAATCTCTATCACCAGGATTGTCATAAACCTCAGGTGACTGACAAGGAAGTGAATGATCCACGTCTTGTATGGTATTGTGCTCGATGCACAAGGCAAATGAAGAGAATG GCTCAAAAGACACAGAAACCAGCCCAGAAACCAGCCCCATCAGTTGTTTCAGTAGCTCCAGCTGTTAAAGATCCATTGGTTAAAAAACCTGAAACTAAGCTGAAACAAGAAACAACTTTTCTAGCATTCAAGAGAACAGAAGTTAAG ccatcCACAGTGGTTTCAGGAAATTCTTCCAATTCAAGTGTTTCATCTTCCGCACCCAGTGGTCTAACAGGATGGGCAGCTTTTGCAGCCAAAACCTCTTCTGCTGGACCTTCAACAGGCAAGCTTAGTTCAACAACACAGAATGCTGGCGGGAAACCTACTACCTCCTCTGCCAACCAGAAAGCAGTGGGTTTGACTGGACTGGCCACCACGTCTAAAGCTGCCCTAGGTTCAAAAATATCTTCTCCTACTGGCAGTACAACTCCTGTATCACTGAAACCTCTGCCTCCTTTAACTTTAGGCAAAACTGGCCTTAGTCGCTCAGTGAGTAGTGACAATGTGAGCAAAGTTGGCCTTCCCAGCCCAAGTAGCTTAGTTCCAGGAGGTAGCAGCCAACTCAGCAGTGGGAATGGTAGTAGTGGAACTACCGGGGCCAGTGGAGGAGGCACCACTAAAACCAGCTCAGAGCCTAGTAGCAACCCATCATCATCCTCACTCAAGGGCCCAACTTCTCAGGAGTCACAACTCAATGCAATGAAGCGGTTACAGATGGTCAAGAAGAAAGCTGCTCAAAAGAAACTTAAGAAATAG